The Methanobacterium lacus genome includes a region encoding these proteins:
- a CDS encoding GAF domain-containing protein, protein MLDKITRNTSRSRATVLKYLGILNAKGILSYKFVGRSKLWSLTEESETQTYKTQQIMSSTPNNDVIAATTRLHNMKLEETVLNTVINHQNTIIFTVNNNMDIVISNNTFKMLFKEITNLSKILVPEQLLVVKELGNSLIPTKTMELQLDLMEKYGTYTPYKLTSTPISDDKNNQIGISFMGEELSQVTRSKRELETLLTITQKMGSAQSEEGLMNEITRGIEKLLDCNGVTVVLKENKNLHIQHDTTYSVKSNFKVYKKYILESMDNLETKITTEDIYLEPVGSKTGTSPGMMVSIPIIYEETSIGALLVFTPSKSVGSITIENMEMVADELASHIKIQRLSQEKQEFTNTLMAMNHISTILNTYTVEEEMLERSVTSTMETLGFDMGCIYLADHEDELTLRVHENLPTTLENMCIAGMFQDIFQKSLEKQNVVYITPESEEYESLDPVISKAGIKSLLIMPIKSGDRIIGLLNMGSRKIKNYNDISLENLSSIGLQLGLALEVSKAAVQRK, encoded by the coding sequence ATGCTCGATAAGATAACTAGAAACACCAGCAGAAGCAGGGCAACAGTACTCAAATATCTGGGAATTTTAAATGCCAAGGGAATTTTAAGCTACAAATTTGTGGGACGAAGCAAACTATGGAGCTTGACAGAGGAATCTGAAACACAAACCTACAAAACCCAACAAATCATGTCAAGCACTCCTAATAACGATGTGATAGCTGCAACAACCCGACTCCACAACATGAAACTCGAAGAAACAGTACTTAATACTGTTATAAACCATCAGAACACCATAATATTCACAGTTAATAATAATATGGACATTGTAATATCTAACAACACATTTAAAATGCTTTTTAAGGAAATAACTAATTTAAGCAAGATTTTAGTGCCAGAACAGTTATTGGTGGTTAAAGAACTGGGTAACAGTTTAATTCCCACCAAAACAATGGAACTCCAACTCGATCTCATGGAGAAGTATGGGACCTACACCCCATACAAACTGACTTCAACACCAATTTCTGACGATAAAAACAATCAGATTGGAATTTCTTTTATGGGGGAAGAGTTATCCCAAGTTACGAGGAGTAAAAGGGAACTTGAAACCCTGCTTACCATAACCCAAAAAATGGGCTCTGCCCAATCAGAAGAAGGCCTCATGAATGAAATTACCAGGGGAATTGAAAAACTCTTGGACTGTAATGGTGTCACAGTTGTTTTGAAAGAGAACAAAAACCTTCATATCCAACATGACACAACATACAGTGTTAAATCTAATTTTAAAGTGTATAAAAAGTACATTTTAGAAAGTATGGACAACCTTGAAACTAAAATCACAACGGAGGATATTTACCTTGAACCTGTTGGATCAAAAACTGGAACATCCCCGGGTATGATGGTGTCCATTCCAATAATTTATGAAGAAACATCCATCGGTGCTCTGCTTGTTTTTACACCATCCAAATCTGTGGGCTCCATCACCATCGAAAACATGGAGATGGTGGCAGATGAACTTGCAAGTCACATAAAAATTCAGAGGCTAAGCCAAGAGAAACAGGAGTTTACCAACACTCTCATGGCCATGAACCATATTTCAACCATACTAAATACCTACACAGTTGAAGAGGAAATGCTTGAAAGATCTGTGACCTCCACCATGGAAACCCTTGGATTTGACATGGGATGCATTTACCTTGCAGACCACGAAGATGAACTCACACTTCGTGTGCACGAAAACCTCCCAACGACTCTTGAGAACATGTGCATAGCTGGAATGTTCCAAGATATCTTCCAAAAAAGTCTTGAAAAACAGAACGTAGTATACATCACCCCCGAATCTGAAGAATATGAATCTCTAGACCCGGTAATATCTAAAGCTGGTATTAAAAGCTTGTTGATAATGCCAATTAAAAGTGGGGATCGTATAATAGGACTATTAAATATGGGAAGCCGAAAGATTAAAAATTACAACGACATAAGCCTCGAAAATTTAAGCTCAATAGGCCTTCAACTGGGACTCGCCCTTGAAGTTTCAAAGGCAGCAGTTCAAAGAAAATAA
- a CDS encoding right-handed parallel beta-helix repeat-containing protein — protein sequence MKKKMILCTLFLCLCMISINSISAANVTVNPGSSIQNAVNKANPGDTIIINDNNKQPYTYKESITLNKKLNIISNGSVTIKAKTTNSAIFTIYSKAAGSSIKNFKLSDTNYSIMVSGASYCTISGNTITSASLVGIQFYGDITKSQVLNNKISGTTTKWGNGISFEYGKSTYNTIKGNTISNYLNGILFNDCSAYNTVSNNKVRCYALKGAGIYFTDNAKYNKIIYNTVTGAEDGIAIQKMGSGMASHFTITGNTVKYNKNGFWIRLTSSTISYNTANYNKVSGIDVTGSYNKIVHNTATHNGVCGIALGRYSSCDHNTVQYNILSYNKAGINSASNYTTISSNTVQHNTSNGIISTANHVTIKNNSVNYSANRILVQGSSNKVS from the coding sequence ATGAAAAAAAAGATGATACTTTGTACACTGTTTTTGTGTTTGTGTATGATCTCCATCAATTCTATTTCTGCTGCCAATGTAACTGTAAATCCTGGCAGTAGTATACAGAATGCTGTTAACAAAGCAAATCCTGGAGATACCATAATCATAAACGACAACAACAAACAGCCGTACACCTACAAAGAAAGCATAACACTAAACAAAAAATTAAACATTATATCCAATGGTTCAGTAACCATTAAAGCTAAGACCACCAACTCTGCAATTTTTACCATCTATTCAAAAGCAGCAGGTTCATCTATAAAAAATTTCAAACTTTCAGATACTAATTACAGTATAATGGTCAGCGGGGCCAGTTACTGTACAATATCCGGAAATACCATTACATCAGCATCTTTAGTGGGAATTCAGTTCTACGGAGATATAACCAAATCCCAGGTGTTGAACAATAAAATATCAGGTACCACCACCAAGTGGGGAAACGGTATCAGTTTTGAATATGGTAAAAGCACCTACAACACCATCAAGGGAAACACCATATCCAACTACTTGAATGGAATTCTATTCAACGATTGCAGTGCATACAACACAGTCTCTAACAACAAAGTAAGATGTTACGCACTTAAGGGTGCAGGAATTTACTTCACAGACAACGCTAAATACAACAAAATCATTTACAACACAGTAACAGGAGCCGAAGATGGTATAGCCATCCAAAAAATGGGAAGTGGAATGGCCAGTCACTTCACAATAACAGGAAACACCGTTAAATATAATAAAAACGGATTCTGGATAAGACTAACCAGCTCAACCATTTCATACAACACAGCGAATTACAACAAGGTCAGTGGTATTGATGTCACAGGATCATACAACAAAATAGTCCACAACACAGCAACCCACAATGGAGTATGTGGAATAGCCTTGGGAAGATACTCAAGCTGCGACCACAACACAGTACAGTACAACATTCTGTCCTACAACAAAGCAGGAATAAACAGTGCCAGTAACTACACAACCATAAGCAGCAACACAGTTCAACACAACACCAGCAATGGAATCATATCCACAGCTAACCATGTGACTATTAAGAACAACTCAGTGAACTACTCTGCAAACAGGATATTGGTACAGGGATCATCCAACAAAGTGAGTTAA
- a CDS encoding DUF998 domain-containing protein, whose amino-acid sequence MKKIYPLIGILGPIIYILAVFVGGALRHDYSALYNAISELSMANAPNKLLMDILFGLYNVFILIFGVGAFLDPDFKSKKFKSGALMLFVIGVLGLMVLVFTQDPRGTPATLFGTLHIALSGVTAALTIISVIVIGLSFKDYVGMKSFSWYSYLTAIFIFLSGGAGAASIAVNSPFGGLFERITIFLFMVWVIVFSYILYKGNLKPVPK is encoded by the coding sequence ATGAAAAAGATTTACCCTTTAATTGGAATTTTAGGTCCAATAATCTATATTTTAGCTGTATTTGTAGGTGGTGCATTAAGACATGATTACAGTGCACTTTACAATGCTATAAGTGAACTTAGCATGGCAAATGCTCCTAACAAATTGTTAATGGATATTTTATTCGGACTTTACAACGTTTTCATACTGATATTTGGTGTTGGGGCATTTTTGGACCCTGATTTTAAATCTAAAAAGTTCAAGTCAGGAGCTCTCATGCTCTTTGTAATAGGAGTTTTAGGACTCATGGTTCTTGTGTTCACACAGGACCCTAGAGGAACACCTGCAACACTCTTTGGAACCCTGCACATAGCACTCTCTGGTGTCACTGCTGCACTCACAATAATCTCTGTCATCGTTATTGGTTTAAGTTTCAAAGATTACGTGGGAATGAAAAGTTTCTCATGGTACTCTTACCTAACCGCAATTTTTATATTCCTATCGGGAGGAGCTGGAGCTGCATCAATCGCAGTGAACAGCCCATTTGGAGGGTTATTTGAGAGGATAACCATCTTTCTTTTCATGGTTTGGGTTATTGTCTTTTCTTACATCCTTTACAAGGGAAATCTCAAACCAGTCCCTAAATAG
- a CDS encoding DUF169 domain-containing protein — protein sequence MEYAEKVKEFKELLQTKGSPVAVKLVKSPDEIPEGYSKISANKRHCEYVQDARLEGLEGYAGAEEHLCKGGAGVMGITAIPEPVATGKMYHKLGNYQTLEASKETVNSIPKSDENYYASLYSPLETAKFEPDVIILVVNPKQALKISQALLNKKGGRLSSDYSGIQSVCADAVVAVKQRGVSNMTLGCNGSRKYAEIGEDEVIIGIPANQFNEMVDAVSTFKEKWGEL from the coding sequence ATGGAATACGCAGAAAAAGTCAAAGAATTTAAAGAACTTTTACAAACAAAGGGCAGTCCCGTAGCAGTTAAACTCGTTAAATCCCCGGATGAAATTCCTGAGGGTTACAGTAAAATATCTGCAAACAAGAGGCACTGTGAATATGTACAAGATGCAAGACTGGAAGGATTGGAAGGTTACGCAGGTGCTGAGGAACATCTTTGTAAGGGAGGTGCAGGGGTCATGGGAATAACAGCCATACCTGAGCCTGTGGCCACAGGAAAGATGTACCACAAACTTGGAAACTACCAAACACTAGAGGCAAGTAAGGAAACTGTTAACTCCATACCTAAATCAGACGAAAATTACTACGCATCACTCTACTCACCACTTGAAACAGCTAAATTTGAACCTGATGTGATAATACTTGTTGTAAATCCTAAACAGGCTTTAAAAATTAGTCAAGCACTTTTAAATAAAAAAGGAGGAAGGTTATCCAGTGATTATTCAGGAATACAATCTGTGTGTGCAGATGCAGTGGTTGCAGTTAAACAACGCGGAGTATCCAACATGACACTCGGATGTAACGGTTCAAGAAAATACGCAGAGATAGGAGAAGACGAAGTCATAATAGGAATACCTGCAAACCAATTCAATGAAATGGTTGATGCAGTTTCAACCTTCAAAGAAAAGTGGGGAGAGCTATGA
- a CDS encoding DUF5400 domain-containing protein, giving the protein MQSIYQILVLSILLSGIVSGFLTFRMSGMKLAPHFIVLIVSLIITLVGILTLNTTIIYAAVILQLLAVITAYTQTWAVLKYNFQTSPAYAPHLTLMTLIPILSLASILA; this is encoded by the coding sequence ATGCAATCAATCTACCAAATACTCGTACTATCCATACTGCTTAGCGGAATTGTAAGCGGCTTTCTAACCTTCAGAATGTCAGGAATGAAACTTGCACCACACTTCATAGTACTCATAGTGAGCTTAATCATCACACTAGTTGGAATACTAACTCTAAACACCACCATAATCTATGCTGCAGTAATATTACAATTATTAGCAGTAATTACGGCCTACACACAAACTTGGGCAGTTTTAAAGTACAATTTCCAGACATCACCTGCCTACGCACCACATTTAACACTCATGACACTCATCCCGATTTTATCGCTGGCATCGATCTTGGCATGA
- a CDS encoding DsrE family protein, whose protein sequence is MKKINALGIKYPNSKILVENVLKQNMEDEIIINLKKSAEQGLEELSEKYGYNFVIETNGNELVVRMTQKDIEIEKLDVTGQTCPGPVIIVGDKLASMQVGQRVEIDSNMKETLDDLVISAPEMNGVVVEEGETNGNYYVIIEKVETKTVSQGIKRNKVLVVQSNGIGNAERAYATFIFSKAALSMGKEVTIFLLMDGVSIARKGNAEKVKHPAFERLDKLMKPIIEQGAQIYVCELSAEFRGIKQTDLVDGTKLAGAATYITLLSDPSFAVVNF, encoded by the coding sequence ATGAAAAAGATCAACGCACTGGGAATAAAATATCCAAACTCCAAGATACTCGTAGAAAACGTCCTCAAACAAAACATGGAAGACGAAATCATTATTAACCTCAAAAAATCAGCAGAGCAAGGTTTAGAAGAACTTTCAGAGAAATATGGCTACAATTTTGTAATTGAGACAAATGGAAACGAACTGGTTGTAAGAATGACACAGAAGGATATAGAAATTGAGAAACTCGATGTAACAGGTCAAACATGTCCAGGACCCGTGATCATAGTGGGTGACAAATTAGCCTCTATGCAGGTTGGGCAACGCGTTGAAATAGATTCCAACATGAAGGAAACACTGGACGACCTCGTAATATCTGCACCAGAAATGAACGGAGTAGTGGTGGAAGAAGGAGAAACCAATGGTAACTATTATGTGATAATTGAGAAGGTGGAGACAAAAACAGTTTCCCAGGGCATTAAGCGGAACAAAGTTCTTGTTGTTCAGAGTAATGGAATTGGAAATGCAGAAAGGGCATATGCAACTTTCATCTTTTCTAAGGCCGCACTGAGCATGGGAAAGGAAGTCACAATATTCCTTCTCATGGATGGGGTAAGCATAGCAAGAAAGGGAAATGCAGAAAAGGTGAAGCATCCAGCATTTGAGAGACTCGACAAGCTAATGAAACCAATCATAGAACAAGGCGCACAGATATATGTATGTGAACTCAGTGCAGAATTCAGGGGAATTAAACAGACAGATCTTGTTGATGGAACGAAACTCGCAGGAGCTGCAACCTACATAACACTGCTAAGTGATCCAAGCTTCGCAGTTGTGAACTTTTAA